In the genome of Mercurialis annua linkage group LG8, ddMerAnnu1.2, whole genome shotgun sequence, the window GATATAAACCTTGTCACCAAGATTATTGCTTGATATCAGTAAGCAATTATATGGATTTTGGATATTTATGTACATCAAAACAATGGCCTAAGCCCGTTTAATTTAGCATTTTTCTATCAGTTTGAGCTTTTATTCAAGTACTTCTTCGCATGTTTGATGTACTTGGCAGATTTATTCTTTTTCGTTGCTCTTCAATGTTCAATTATTATCTTTTCCACCTCTGTATCAACTTATTTATACTTTCAAGAATGAATATTTGTGTTGATTTGCCCTTTTCTCCTAGAAATCCTTCAAAGTGATTGAAAGAACTGTTATGCACAACTTATAAAGGCAATTTTTCTTCAACCTTACTCTTTTTGAGAGTATATGTAATTGATGAGGTTGTCTGCAATGCCCATTGTTGATGGGCATTATTGGAAAATAGGGAGTTGACAGGAAGAATAAAATAAGACGATAAAGGTGATTGCGTGGTGAGAAACATGTCGGTGTGGGCTCACTTCGGCTGTAGATAACGTAATGGCAAGCGAAGAAAAAGTAGTTGTTCTAGCTTCGATTTATCCTGCGTGTTAAGCTCGCACTTTCACTATTTCATGCTTAATTATCTGATTCAATTTTTGGAACACAAGGCTAGCGCGACTAACAATAGATTAAACAATTCGGTATTCAATGCAAATTAATGTGATCTGGCTAGTCGGAATGGAAGGCTTGCCATCATTTTACGTAAAAGTGAAACGATAGCCGGTGTTTTAGAAACTAAATCATCGGCCAAACCGATATTTGCCACCAGTTCATGGTTCACAGCTCAACTGGTTGAACTGCTTGAATTAAATTAGTTCTTTTAGGACACTGATTGTGGACGCAGAATGGTTTCCAAGTAGGAAATTTTGGTCAGGGTCAAATATGAACTAAATGGTGGCCTGTGGAACGATAATTTGTCATATTTGTACGGCATAGCGGTGGCAAATTCTAATGTCCCTTCTATTATTCTCTTTTTGCACTTAGCCGCCATTATCCACTCTCTTTGCTGCCCTATCTATATTAATCCTCAAGCTGCTTTCAgaagatagaaaaaaaaaattcccttAAATCTGTAGAGCCAAATTATTTGGTGAAATGGAAATAAATGTGAGAATAGATAGCACGAAAATAGTTGTACCAATTTATGATGGTAATATTTCTTCTTCATCAACCTTGCAATTTATTCCTCTGAGTGTATTCGATAAGTACACCTACAACACTCATGCTGCTCAAATTTTTGCTTATCACCCACCAACACCATCGAATGCAACCATCGAGTCCGGTCTCAAGAGGGTCTTATCGGAATACAGAGAGTTTGCCGGGAGATTAGGAGAAGATGAGAAAGGTGAGCCCATCATTGTTTTGAATGATAAAGGAGCCAAACTAGTTGAAGCATCTGTCGACAGTAAGCTGGATGATGTGATGCCCTCGGAGCCATCTCCGGTTCTCCGTAGCCTTTATCCTAGCTTGAAAGAGGCGGAGGAGCTAGTGCTGGTTCAGCTCACAAGCTTCGCCTGTGGGTCTTTGGTTGTCGGATTTATCGTGCATCATTCAGTTGCTGATGGCAATTCAACCTTTAAGTTCTTGGTTGATTGGGGCAAAGTTACTCGAGGAGTCGACATCAGTTCGCTTCCTTTACATGATCGAACCATCTTCAAGCCTAGAAATCCTCCACGATTCGAGTTTGAAAATAGAGGAGTTAAGTTCATACAAAAATTGCTCAAAGATTGCCCTGATAATGTAGAGAACAACAATAATATTGTAGTTCAGAAAGTCCATTTTACAGCTGACTTTCTTTCCAAGATTAAAGCTATGACCAAGCCTTATAGCACTTACGATACCTTGGTTGCTCATCTATGGCGAGTTTTAACAAAAGCTCGCGGACTCAACGGATTCGAAACGAGTCATGTTATAGTCTCCGTCAATGGCCGCATGAGAATGGCTCGGAAAGTACCCAATGAGTACTTGGGGAACATGGTGCTATGGGCATTTCCAAGTGCAAAAATCAACGACATAAGCCACGAACAATTACCTTATGTAGCTAAACGCGTTCATGATGCGATTTCAAATGTGAACAACGACTACTTCGAATCCTTCATCGATTTTGCTACGTATAAGTtagaaaaagaagaagtatGTCCGACAACAACATTAAGCGATAAGTGCATTTCGTGTCCGAATTTGGAGGTGAATAGCTGGGTGCGATTCCCGATTTACGATGTTGATTTTGGAGGAGGGAGTCCTTACATGTTCTTGCCATCTTATTTTCCAATGGAAGGAATGATCTATCTACTCCCATCAGCTGCAAGGGATGGAACCATTGATGCCTTTGTATTTCTTTTTCAAAACAACGTGTCTAAGTTTAAACAGATTGTCTACTCACTAGACCATGGCCGGAGCCGCCTTTAGCCGACCAATCTGGTTTCGATCATGGATATCAATTTTGGTATCACTAAATTTGTAAAGCTTATAAAcgcatattatttaaaaaaataaatttctatataaACTTATTATTTACACTTCCGCTCTTGAAATGATATGTAAAGTGTTGTCTCAGATGATGATAatgagaaatttgatattaCTTTGCAAATTAACCCATCTGGATCAACCAAGGAACATGTTCATGTGTGATTGATTTctcatttgttttaatttaattattattattattcaaaaaattatttatcttcTATTGATAAAAGTAGTTTTGGGTTTAACTATAAACTAATTTTGTATTATTCTTATCAAACCATAAaatttgttttcttaatttttactTAATTTCACTTTTGAATATCTAAATTTCTAAATAACAAAACCTGGCCGCCTAgagtttttttcttattttttcttcggcagccgtcaatggcttaatttttctattgatggtaggggtgtaaatgaaccgagccgagccgagctttagagtgttcatgttcggttcgttaagcgaacaaggtgttcatgttcggttcatgttcagtcgagctttaaacaaagtgttcatgttcggttcgtttagattttatagtgttcatgttcggttcgtgttcagctcgtgttcgttcgtttagccgctaaacgaacaagttcgcgaacgagctcacgaacgagctcgataagtactaaacgagctcgttcacgaacaacCTCGCGAACGAGTTCGATAAGTACTATACGAGCTCGTTCGCGAGCTCACTCGTTTAGTGGATAAACGAACAAACAAATACGAATATgagttgaataaattaaaagcaATATTCTAATCGAACTCGTTCAcaaatatgagctgaataaattagaaacataattatatacattaatttaaatataaattacttcGCGAACATCTAATTGAGTTTCTAAACtagcttgttcgtgaactatatacgagctcgttcacgaacatgTTCACGAACTTTTAATCGAGCTCGCTCACGAGcttgttcacgaactcttattcgagctgttcgtgaacataaacgagccgaacaccactatgttcatgttcggctcgtttatattaacgaacataaaatcaagctcgagctcggttcgtttagaatacgaacaaacatgaaccgagctcttatcgagccgaacaccgagctgctcgcgaGCGGCTCGGTTCGTTTACACCCCTAATTGATGGTAGTCACAccttttgtttatgttattttaattttagaatataataaataaccaatttttttcatttttctgacggattaaaatttatcacgaaacgaaattcaattatcaagaagcgacgatagattgaagatctttcagtAACAAAATGGATCCGTCTATGAGttatactaattttatttactttttattatttgtctttttattaatgttttactttgtccttttaaaaaaaatgtttgttgtcctttctctgtgaaaggtttgttgtcttcTTTTTAAAAGGAGTTGTTTGTCTCTTTTTTAAATGGAGTTATATCAAGTGTTGATTGAATCGGATGCTGTGAGTTTACGGGTGTTTGAAGAAATTTGAACGAAAAGTGATTGAAGACTGCACTTAATTCGCAAAACAAttagcaatttatttttattttcgtaagtaagatctgcgaatcaggcggCATGTTatttgttccatgtcaggtcatcaggtttagtttttaaattattccgaatttcttataaatgtaactgttttatatttaatttaatgagatccgatgaattttaaaaaaatattattaataaatttttataatatattttatttgtttaatgtttatatatgtttgagaTCCAATGGCTAATGTTAGCTAGGCAATAAGAAGTGATGCAattatttataacttttgtcAGCTTATCCACAACCACATACAATTGCTTGCTGCCCATATCATTTCTTGgcatatattaattttacacATGTACGACTGATCTTTGCTTCTTGATTTGGATTGCCACTGCGTATctccaatattaatattttatctcaCGCCACTGACGCACGCATTTATTTATCACATGGTTATCCTCCTTTTGGCTATACATCATATACAATTTTTGGGGCAACTCTCTGTCgcataaaaatgaaaatgaatgtGAGAATGGAGAGCACAAAAACAGTTAAGCCAATCTACGATGATAATctgtgaaaaaagaaaaaaatctacGATGATAATCATTCTCATTCATCAACTTTACAGTTGATTCCTCTGAGTGTATTTGATAAGTACAACTACAACACCCATGCTGCTCAAATTTTTGCATATCGCCCACCAACACCACCAAATGCCACCATTGAATACGGCCTCGAAAAGGTCCTATCGGAATACGAACTATCAAATAAGCCAAAGTTTATAAAAGAGGATTAAATCATCCAAAACTTAGCAAAAATGTATCAAATCCTCCTCACCCCCGAAAGTGAACACACTTTCCGGTTTTAGAtggttaaaagtttaaaatagttcttaatatttattttattcacaaaattaatatttaattatttttaaaatatcaatttaatctttataattttagaacttcaaatcttttataaatttttatttaaaattatagagACTATTATgcactttttttatttcattatcatATATTCTCCCTCTTTCCATCTTCTTCATTATTCTTCTAACCTATTCAACCATTTTATtctagggttaattacatataaaatcacgatctttgcgccaagtttcaaaaataacataacctttgaaacgtgtcaattatagacaccacctttcatttttttcaaaaataacatcagcgatttttagtggcatttttgctgacgtggcatgacacgtggcggACCCATCGGCTGTCTAAGTCAGCAAAATCTCACCAAAAAATGTGCCCatgataaaatagaaaaaaaatgaaaaatggtgtttataattgacacgttttaaaggtaatgttatttttaaaacatagtgctaaggtcatgattttatacgtaattaaccctttattcTAATCTATACAACTAATTGTTGCCTGAATTTGTTGAAATTTGTTCGTCCGTATGGGTGCATCTTCGTCTTCGGCAAGAAAGTAAAACCAAAAGGAGCAGGTGTTGCCGATCTGCATTCGTCCCAGTTTTAAGATGGTGATGAttgttcaagaacagatcccagatggatctgttcttgagtgGAAGAACAGACCTCCTGAGTCAGTTCTTGGACGGGTggacaaaattttaatttcgacGGTGTGGCCGGTGGGCGATTAATATTAGGGTTTGctagttttttttagaatttatttgtattttaaaagtttaattaaggttaattttgataaataatagtAATTGATTATGAGAGTAATTAGAGTAAATAAGGAAAACAGATAGAAAAAGCccctaattttatattaattaagttttaaataaaataaaattaatttgtgttttaattaaagttaattagGATTATTTAGggttaacttttaaaatagattattctattttcatttttggtcaaaagagtaaaattaatttaattttattaaagggGTAATTTGATCCGGTTTTGTTAACTTGAGTACTTGGCAACAAGTTCAAGACGTTTATGTGGCAAACAGATTCACGTCTGAGTTTCTGCAGAAGATAATAGTCCTGTGGTCTAGCAATTATTTTGTCTGAATTTCTTCAAAAAGTATGGCCtagcaatttaattattttgtcatcaataattaattatttctagGCATGCGTGCCTTTAGTTAGCTTATCACAATCAATGCCTCAGAGGTCCGATCCTTCTTGAAGAAGGTGAGTACCATGGCATGGACTCCTCCTTTTGTATAATAaatctataattaattaatctttgctactttattttggaaatttataatttataattacgataataaatttaaataacgtccttaatgataataaattataaaattactattattattattattattaaagaatccgctattttataataaaaattagggttaattgcaaattcatacacgaactttatcataatttgcaattacaatataaactttgaaacttgacaatgttagtaaccaactttatacttttggcaaatcgatacaccaaacacgaaaaacactaacgtggacattgtaatataccgccatgtgtcgttgcgcgattggtcggtgtaccaatttgccaaaaaatgaaaattggttaCTGATAttgtcaagtttcaaagtttatggtgtaattgcaaattagggtaaagttcgtgtatgcatttgcaattaagcctaaaaattacaataatcattaattaattatattataattatataaattttatgatgTAAATGTTGggtgtttttcaattttagcaaGAAATCAATAGTGTATACATATTACGGACGTGCCGGAAAGCGGATTTTAATTTTGTGTGTGATCTTGACTTCAACAAACAATCGGGCTTAATTGATTAACTTAATAGTAAATATTCTAAATTATGGTatgtaaataaaaatgagatattaACAATAGATTGAATTCAATTCGTAAAAATACACATATActagtaaatatttttaaaatgaggTTTGACTAGTTTGTGTTTAAAATTCATCCCGATTTGGCTAATTTTgttgaaaattttccaatttttaaaaatccatttgatatgttttaaaattgatataCCCGAATCATGTGATATTTCACTTgccaattcttttttttttcaattttaaaaaatttcacatATTCAATTGGTATTTTAgacataattaaatcaattttgataaaatggatAGATTTACTACAAAACTATTTAATTTGAATAGATTttccacttttaaaaaattcggATATATTTCCAAAATCGaaaaggttttaccttttttaccattaggcctatTTTGAAATACTACGTATTCTTTTGCAAATAAATATTATCTTAATTGCTCTGTCATGCGCGTAGATTTCACAACAGTAGGTTTAGGTTTACTATAAACTTATTTTCTATTCCCTCCTTTCCGTTTTAAAAGTCTCATTTTCCATTTTGGAATATCACATTTTAAAagttccatttttatttttaaaatatttttaaattaattttttgtacacttgttttagttattttaaacaaattctaTATAAAATTCTACTATTATTAATTGGGGAAAAACTAGTGCTTAAAAACGGACGGAAGCGGTCGGTCAAACCAGAATCTAGTTAGCGATTCGGTTCTAAAACAACCAAACCATAATTTTGGTCGAACTGGGTTTGATCGAATCGAACCGGACAAACCAGTGGTTGAACTGTCAAACCAGACAATGCAAATTAGCAACGAAGAAAACTGTCGCTGAAACctaaaattcgtcgctaattttaataatttttatttttttcaaaattttcattgTACCGGTTCAACCCGCATAAACCGGTTGAACTGGGAACCGTTGACTTCACTAATTAGCCACCAATATGGTTTTTAAAACTTCGggtaaaacatgaaaaaacacaaaaagaCAAAGATAATAAATGTTCACTTAATCTTTGtgcaaaaataaattgaacttCTAAAATAAGACATAagaatctttttttaatttaactataaagtctcttttcttaatttttttaatttcattttgaatatttaaattttgaactaACAGTCAATTCCCCATTTTTAGACTGTTAAacgaattatttttttatgaatacattcttttgatgaatatttcatttttttagttaataaagcctaattactttaaaaaaaaacccatcttataacattttttcgtttataccctgatctaggaaaaaattcatttgtaccctttttttaatttttcattttcatctctaccctaaagagctaatttgacttcttttcatttggaaaatattcaaaattatccttaatatttagcttatattctaattaaacattaatattattaatcatttataatgttttcatcctttaattaatttaattatcaaaaaaattaaattttaggatagagatgaaaacgaaaaataaaaaaaagggtacaaatgaactttttcctacgtgagggtataaacaaaaaaatgttataaggtgggatttttttttaagtaattaggcctttataCTAGTAATAAACttttatactccctctgtcccgtttaagaagtcccatattctattttgggatgtcccatttaaaaagtcccattactatttttagaatacttttccattgaataccccattttacccttattttagttatcttaaaagagttttatggaaaattccactatcattaataggggcaaaacatgaaaaaacatgaaaagacaagaataattaatgttttcttaatctgtgtgtaaagtcaaatgagacttctaaaatgggacggagggagtagtatttttaaggcttaatcaccaaaaaaaccctcaccttttaaccccttttcagttgcaccctgacattgcaattttgtcagttgcaccctaattcgcacctttggatttcaattctaccctcaaaattaaattggacttttttcactcggaaaaaattcataaaaacccttataaagtactcgttttgaactcttttccacataaaaagttagaaatagatgacttattttaatttttttcaaatgaaaaaaagatcaatttagtatttaagggtggaattgaaaaccaaaggtgcgaattagggtgcaactgacaaaattgcaacgtcagtatacatttgaaaaggggctaaaaagtgggggttttttttggtgattaaacctatttttaatttatttatatgtttaagaTCCAATGGGTCATGACTTAGCTAGGTAATAAAAAGTGATTCAATTATTTATAACTTTTGCCAGTTAATAATAATCATGTGATCAGCTCATCGAGCAGCTACATACAATCCCTGCTGGCCAATTTATTACAATcatttttggcataaattaataTGACACATGTGCGACTAACCTTTGGTTCTTGATATGGAGTAATATTTTATCTCACGCCATTCATGATCACATTTATCCTCCTTTTGCACATATATTAAACTTGTAGATCATATACTACTATTTTGGGGCAATTCTCTGTCGCATAAGATGAAATTGGATGTGAGAATCGAGAGCACAAAAACAGTTCAGCCAATTTACGATGATAATCATTCTCATTCATCAACCTTCCACTTGATTCCTCTGAGTGTATTTGATAAGTACACCTACAACACCCATGCTGCTAGGATTTTCGGCTATCACCCACCAACACCACCAAATGCCACCATTGAGTACGGTCTCACAAGAGTCTTATCAGAGTACAGAGTTTTCGCAGGAAGATTCGGAGAAGACGAGAATGGCGATCCGGTCATTGTTCTGAGTGACAAAGGAGTGAAGCTAGTGGAAGCATTCGTGGACTGTATGCTTGATCAGGTGCCTATGGTGCCATCTCCTGCTCTTTGTGGCCTATATCCTAGCTTGAACGGGGTAGATGATGAGCTAGTGGCGGTTCAGCTCACAAGATTCACTTGTGGATCTTTGGTCGTTGGAATTACAGTGCATCACTGGGTTACGGATGGAAATGCACTCTTTAAGTTCTTGGTTGATTGGGGCAAAGTTTGTCGAGGAATCGAGATTAGCCCGCTTCCTTTACATGATCGAACCATCTTCAAACCTAGAAATCCTCCGCCATTCGGGTTTGAACATAGAGGAGTTAAGTTCATACAAACGTTGCTTAAAGATTGCCCCAACAATGTAGAGATTGTAGCCGAGAAAGTTCATTTTACAACGGAATTTCTTTCCAAGATCAAAGCTATGACCAAGCCGTATAGCACTTATGCTAGCTTGGTTGCTCATCTATGGCGAGTTTCAACAATAGCTCGCGGACTCAACGGATCTGAAACGAGCCATGTTATTGTCTCAGTCAATGGCCGCACGAGAATGACTCCGAGAGTACCCTATGAGTACATTGGCAACATGGTGTTATGGGCATTTCCAAGTGGAAAAATCAATGACATACTGCACGATTCAATGCCTGATACAGCTAAAGTCGTCCACGGCGCAATTGCAAATCTCAACAACAACTATTTCCAATCGTTCGTCGACTTTGCTACGTATAAATTGGGAAAAGAAGAAGTTAGTCCGATCACAGAATTTAGCGACAACTCTATGCTGAGCCCGAATTTGGAGGTGCTTAGCTGGGTGCATTTCCCGATTCATGATGTTGATTTTGGAGGAGGTAGTCCTTTTATGATGTTGCCATCTTATGCTCCAATGGAGGGAATGATCTATCTTTTGCCAACAGCTGCAAAGGATGGAAGCATTGATgccttaatttttcttttcgaAAATAATTTGTCGAAGTTTAAGCAGATTGTCTATTCGCTAGACTACAGCGGGAGTCCTCTCTAGCCGATCAGATTATAATGTTTTATAATGTTCGTGTTTTGATTTGCTTTCTTACTCTTCATGCTAATGCTAATGCTAATGCTACTGCTACTGCTACTGTTTTTAGTATATTGCATGCCCATTCTATTAAATAAAGGAGTTTTTTTGGTTGATAATTGATCAATATAGCACAATCATAAAGACTTGGATGACAGAAAAGTCTTAAAACATCCGCCTTGAAagaattacaaaagaaatttaAAGTTCAGAAAACATCATTTTTCGAAGTAAAAACTCCGAATTCTGATACTTATAAAACTCAAAACATCTGGCTAGAAAGAATTACAAAAGAATTCTAATGTTTGGAACCATAAATTTTTGAAGAAATAACTCagaattttgatatttataaaattccACCACTCTGCAAAAATGCACATATAAATCAAAGTTTGAGAAGTTTATGTTGAAAAACCGCTTTTTTCTTGCCTTCATAAAttctaaacgttaaaaaacttaattttttccAAAGTTTTCGATATTTTTTGCGGACAAAAAAAGTTCCAATGAATTAGAAAGCTTTCTAGAGATAACGAGAGCCACCCAGCataattataatgaaaaataatgtGAATATCTAATTCTTCTTTATTACATAAGGAGCGAAGAGACTGATCCGAATGCAAATCCCATTAAAGCTACATTTAAGGAAACTAGTCTCGCTTtgcgtgctacgcacgtggctcgtaacgtgactcgtcaattcatgtattattattttaaaacaaaattaaaaaaatcaaattaattttttttgtaaatctaCACATAACTAACAAAGATTTGGATAATATTAATTGTATTGCTAGTGTAGTCAAACTAAAAGATtgatattcctattaatttggaaaaGATTAGCTAATTTTTCTATACTCAATTAATATTCCTCTATcatgatacaattttattttaactaaaactctaattataataattttatagtaataaattattataattaattggttaatgactataaaaccgttatttaatatatattaaaaaggattattccgtaaatttgcctgtcccccccccatccgtgcttttatatatagtatagatatagatgtGATCTCTatcaaaaaagtgaaaaattaatttattgtgaagttcaaaaaaaaaattgaaatttggcGCTTATTACTCCATTTAGGATTATTGTAGAGAATAGATGGATTTGTTTGAGTTTCTCTTGAAATTCTCAGATTATAAAATTTGCTCTTGTTTACGCGGGTGATTGTTCTTCTGagagtaaaattaatttattagctctcatgatatttatttattttggctTTGAATTTATACTCATTTAACCTcttatgttaatattttatgaaTGT includes:
- the LOC126659584 gene encoding agmatine coumaroyltransferase-2-like, with translation MKLDVRIESTKTVQPIYDDNHSHSSTFHLIPLSVFDKYTYNTHAARIFGYHPPTPPNATIEYGLTRVLSEYRVFAGRFGEDENGDPVIVLSDKGVKLVEAFVDCMLDQVPMVPSPALCGLYPSLNGVDDELVAVQLTRFTCGSLVVGITVHHWVTDGNALFKFLVDWGKVCRGIEISPLPLHDRTIFKPRNPPPFGFEHRGVKFIQTLLKDCPNNVEIVAEKVHFTTEFLSKIKAMTKPYSTYASLVAHLWRVSTIARGLNGSETSHVIVSVNGRTRMTPRVPYEYIGNMVLWAFPSGKINDILHDSMPDTAKVVHGAIANLNNNYFQSFVDFATYKLGKEEVSPITEFSDNSMLSPNLEVLSWVHFPIHDVDFGGGSPFMMLPSYAPMEGMIYLLPTAAKDGSIDALIFLFENNLSKFKQIVYSLDYSGSPL
- the LOC126659793 gene encoding putrescine hydroxycinnamoyltransferase 3-like, which codes for MEINVRIDSTKIVVPIYDGNISSSSTLQFIPLSVFDKYTYNTHAAQIFAYHPPTPSNATIESGLKRVLSEYREFAGRLGEDEKGEPIIVLNDKGAKLVEASVDSKLDDVMPSEPSPVLRSLYPSLKEAEELVLVQLTSFACGSLVVGFIVHHSVADGNSTFKFLVDWGKVTRGVDISSLPLHDRTIFKPRNPPRFEFENRGVKFIQKLLKDCPDNVENNNNIVVQKVHFTADFLSKIKAMTKPYSTYDTLVAHLWRVLTKARGLNGFETSHVIVSVNGRMRMARKVPNEYLGNMVLWAFPSAKINDISHEQLPYVAKRVHDAISNVNNDYFESFIDFATYKLEKEEVCPTTTLSDKCISCPNLEVNSWVRFPIYDVDFGGGSPYMFLPSYFPMEGMIYLLPSAARDGTIDAFVFLFQNNVSKFKQIVYSLDHGRSRL